In a single window of the Roseiconus lacunae genome:
- a CDS encoding nucleotidyltransferase domain-containing protein, whose protein sequence is MAANDRIAHPAGAVGVIVRSPVDRTHAYRVKFSDGFEAPIHHDQLVRLAEFKSNSIRDSDAPLMSSGLYDRVIYRCVIGSRAYGLEDEASDTDRRGIYLPAAELHWSLFGVPEQLENDETQEVYWELQKFIVLALKANPNVLECLYSPIVESATPLGEELLEMRSAFLSKLIFQTFSGYVASQFKKMQTDIRNQGRVKWKHVMHLIRLLLSGTHVLRSGEMMVDVGQYRDQLLTIKRGEMPFAEADSWRKELQSDFESAFKTTKLPDRPDYERANAFLVDARRRAMGESLP, encoded by the coding sequence ATGGCGGCAAACGATCGCATTGCGCACCCGGCGGGCGCTGTCGGTGTGATCGTCCGGTCGCCAGTCGATCGCACCCACGCTTATCGCGTGAAGTTCAGTGACGGTTTCGAGGCTCCGATCCATCACGACCAACTTGTTCGGCTGGCGGAATTCAAATCAAACAGCATCCGTGATAGCGACGCGCCGCTGATGAGTTCGGGCTTGTACGATCGCGTGATCTATCGCTGCGTGATCGGATCGCGGGCCTACGGCCTTGAAGACGAAGCGTCCGATACCGATCGCCGTGGAATCTACCTACCGGCAGCTGAACTGCATTGGTCGCTCTTCGGGGTTCCTGAGCAATTGGAAAATGATGAGACACAGGAGGTTTACTGGGAACTGCAGAAGTTCATCGTGCTCGCGCTGAAGGCGAACCCGAATGTGCTCGAGTGCCTCTATTCCCCAATCGTTGAGTCAGCGACTCCGCTGGGTGAAGAACTGCTCGAGATGCGATCTGCATTCCTCTCGAAGCTCATCTTCCAGACGTTCTCTGGATACGTTGCATCGCAGTTCAAAAAGATGCAAACCGACATCCGCAATCAGGGACGAGTGAAGTGGAAACACGTGATGCACTTGATCCGGTTGCTGCTGTCTGGAACCCATGTCTTACGTTCGGGTGAGATGATGGTCGACGTTGGCCAGTATCGAGATCAATTGTTGACAATCAAACGAGGTGAGATGCCGTTCGCCGAAGCAGACTCGTGGCGGAAGGAACTGCAAAGTGATTTTGAGTCTGCGTTCAAAACAACCAAGCTACCGGACCGTCCTGACTACGAGCGTGCGAATGCTTTCCTAGTCGACGCACGCCGGCGAGCGATGGGAGAGTCATTGCCATGA